In Flavobacterium endoglycinae, one DNA window encodes the following:
- a CDS encoding beta-ketoacyl-[acyl-carrier-protein] synthase family protein — protein sequence MTRGVAITGMGIISAIGNSVEENYISLIENKIGVSYIQNISTVHADVIKVGEIKKTNDELITELHLNEDNNFSRTAMIGTLAAKQAVENAGITSINEFRTGLISATSVGGMDMTEKHYYDYFEKPELVKYITCHDGGDVAEKIAEELGLKGMVSTISTACSSAANSIMLGARLIKTGKLDRVIVGGADALAKFTINGFKTLMILSDDYNKPFDNNRKGLNLGEAAAFLVLESDEIVAKQNKKVLARVSGYGNANDAFHQTASSENGDGAYLAMKKAFEVSGLKPSEIDYINVHGTATPNNDLSEGRALLRIYEDEKVPDFSSTKPFTGHTLAAAAAIEAVYSVLAIQNNVVYPNLNFETQMEEFNLTPQTSLKNKNIEHVLSNSFGFGGNCSTLIFSKS from the coding sequence ATGACAAGAGGTGTTGCTATAACGGGAATGGGAATAATCTCTGCAATCGGGAATTCGGTTGAGGAGAATTACATTTCACTGATTGAAAATAAAATCGGTGTTTCTTATATTCAAAATATTTCGACTGTTCATGCAGATGTAATCAAGGTTGGCGAAATCAAAAAAACCAACGATGAACTTATCACTGAACTGCATTTAAATGAGGATAATAATTTCTCCCGAACCGCTATGATTGGCACTTTGGCAGCAAAACAAGCTGTTGAAAATGCAGGTATTACCTCTATCAATGAATTTAGAACCGGACTTATTTCGGCTACCAGCGTAGGCGGAATGGACATGACGGAGAAACATTACTACGATTATTTCGAAAAACCAGAACTAGTTAAGTACATTACCTGTCATGACGGCGGTGATGTTGCCGAAAAAATTGCCGAAGAATTAGGTTTAAAAGGAATGGTTTCTACTATTAGTACCGCTTGTTCTTCTGCAGCCAATTCAATTATGCTCGGCGCAAGATTAATCAAAACCGGGAAATTAGATCGTGTAATCGTGGGAGGTGCCGATGCCTTGGCAAAATTCACCATCAACGGATTTAAGACTTTGATGATTTTATCAGACGATTATAACAAACCTTTCGATAATAACAGAAAAGGATTAAATCTTGGAGAAGCTGCTGCATTTTTGGTTTTAGAATCAGATGAAATTGTAGCCAAACAAAACAAAAAAGTATTGGCAAGAGTTTCTGGTTACGGAAATGCAAACGATGCTTTTCACCAAACCGCTTCTTCAGAAAATGGAGACGGCGCTTATCTGGCAATGAAAAAAGCGTTTGAAGTTTCGGGATTAAAACCTTCTGAAATTGATTATATCAATGTACACGGAACAGCAACGCCAAACAATGATTTATCTGAAGGAAGAGCTTTACTCCGAATTTACGAAGACGAAAAAGTGCCTGATTTCAGTTCTACAAAACCATTTACCGGACATACTTTAGCCGCAGCAGCTGCGATTGAAGCCGTTTATAGTGTTTTGGCCATTCAAAATAATGTGGTATACCCGAATTTAAATTTCGAAACTCAAATGGAAGAATTTAATTTGACGCCGCAGACTTCTTTAAAAAATAAAAATATCGAACACGTTTTATCTAACTCTTTTGGTTTTGGAGGAAATTGTTCAACCCTTATATTTTCAAAAAGCTAA
- a CDS encoding ABC transporter permease, whose protein sequence is MSVVKEFLLLKRDLGGLIILFIMPLVLVITVTLIQDSTFKAVTDSKIQILLVDNDKGSVSKTVFENLEKSNLFSVVTQIDNKPVTEEIAKENVYKGKFQLAIIIPEKLSSDLQAKVDQNVEKIVSSLGLTDSSATKEPQRIIKEKEVKLYFDPAVQMSFKNAVMSSIDKMISQIETKSIYTTFQNQLGGTSDFEQKSFITFKEIIPRINNKEVRPNSVQHNVPAWTLFAIFFIVIPLSINIVKEKSQGTFIRLRTNPVSNLVVIIGKTITYSIICMIQFYMMVAVAVFLFPSIGLPSLNIEGHLLMMSVVALFSGFAAIGFGILLGTVANTQEQSAPFGATSVIILAAIGGVWVPVFAMPKIMQIIAKSSPMNWGLEAFYDVLLRSVSFLEIIPKISLLFLFFIITTSIALFYDKKKRAV, encoded by the coding sequence ATGTCAGTAGTAAAAGAATTCCTTTTGCTAAAAAGAGATTTGGGCGGATTAATTATTTTATTCATCATGCCTTTGGTTTTGGTTATCACCGTGACCTTAATTCAAGACAGCACTTTTAAAGCCGTAACCGATTCTAAAATTCAAATTCTTTTAGTCGATAACGACAAAGGATCTGTTTCAAAAACAGTATTTGAAAATTTAGAAAAAAGCAATTTATTCAGCGTTGTTACACAAATTGACAACAAACCTGTTACAGAAGAAATCGCCAAAGAAAATGTTTACAAAGGTAAATTTCAATTAGCGATTATAATTCCAGAAAAATTAAGTTCTGATCTTCAGGCAAAAGTCGACCAGAATGTAGAAAAAATTGTAAGCAGTTTAGGTTTAACCGATAGCAGTGCCACAAAAGAACCTCAACGAATCATCAAAGAAAAAGAAGTAAAACTGTATTTTGATCCAGCGGTACAAATGAGTTTTAAAAATGCGGTTATGAGTTCAATTGACAAAATGATTTCGCAGATTGAGACCAAATCAATTTACACCACTTTCCAAAATCAGCTGGGAGGAACTTCTGATTTTGAACAGAAAAGCTTCATCACTTTCAAAGAAATAATTCCGAGAATCAACAACAAAGAAGTTCGTCCAAACTCGGTTCAGCATAATGTTCCTGCATGGACACTTTTTGCGATCTTTTTTATTGTCATTCCGTTATCCATTAATATTGTAAAAGAAAAATCACAAGGCACTTTTATCCGATTAAGAACCAATCCGGTTTCAAACTTGGTGGTTATAATTGGTAAAACCATTACCTACTCGATCATTTGTATGATTCAGTTTTATATGATGGTTGCCGTTGCCGTATTTTTATTTCCATCAATCGGACTGCCTTCTTTAAATATTGAAGGACATTTATTAATGATGAGTGTCGTCGCTTTATTTTCGGGTTTTGCAGCAATAGGTTTCGGAATCTTATTAGGAACAGTGGCCAATACACAAGAGCAATCTGCTCCGTTTGGTGCTACAAGTGTAATTATTTTAGCAGCAATTGGAGGCGTTTGGGTTCCTGTTTTTGCTATGCCGAAAATCATGCAGATTATTGCCAAATCGTCTCCAATGAATTGGGGATTAGAAGCATTTTACGATGTATTACTCCGCAGTGTTTCCTTTCTTGAAATTATCCCAAAAATAAGTTTGTTATTTTTGTTTTTCATTATTACAACTTCCATCGCATTATTTTATGATAAAAAGAAAAGAGCAGTTTAA
- a CDS encoding BtrH N-terminal domain-containing protein, with protein MELTFTHHQSAHCENGVASNLLKNSGLNISEPMVFGIGSGLFFVYLPFIKVNYAPAISYRTLPGQIFNKVANRLNLKIKRQKFSSVSNANKALDENLKNNIPTGLQVGVYHLSYFPDEYRFHFNAHNLVVYGKTETDYLVSDPVMETVTTLTHEELDKVRFAKGAFAPRGQMYYPIQVPATVDLKSAIIKGIKNTCRDMLAPMPIIGVRGIKFVSKQIRKWPIKHGTKKANHYLAQMVRMQEEIGTGGGGFRFIYAAFLQEASLILENEELKELSKEMTKIGDSWRDFAVEASRIYKNRSAKEDAYNTIADELLDIANREEIFFKKLKKAIS; from the coding sequence ATGGAATTAACTTTCACACATCATCAGTCTGCTCATTGCGAGAATGGAGTAGCGTCGAATCTGCTAAAAAACAGTGGACTAAACATCAGCGAACCGATGGTTTTTGGTATTGGCTCAGGATTATTTTTTGTGTATCTGCCTTTCATAAAAGTCAATTATGCACCCGCAATTAGTTATAGAACTTTGCCAGGACAGATTTTTAATAAAGTAGCCAACCGATTAAATTTAAAAATAAAAAGACAAAAATTTTCTTCTGTATCAAATGCCAATAAAGCTTTAGATGAAAATTTAAAAAATAATATTCCAACCGGTTTACAAGTTGGTGTGTATCATTTAAGTTATTTTCCTGATGAATACCGTTTTCATTTCAACGCTCACAATTTAGTCGTTTACGGAAAAACCGAAACCGATTATTTAGTAAGCGATCCTGTTATGGAAACTGTTACGACTTTAACACACGAAGAATTAGACAAAGTGCGTTTCGCAAAAGGCGCTTTTGCACCACGCGGACAAATGTACTATCCTATTCAAGTTCCTGCTACTGTTGATTTAAAAAGCGCCATCATAAAAGGAATCAAAAATACGTGTCGGGATATGCTCGCGCCAATGCCAATTATAGGTGTTCGCGGTATCAAATTTGTTTCTAAACAAATTAGAAAATGGCCAATAAAACACGGAACTAAAAAAGCCAATCATTATTTGGCACAAATGGTTCGTATGCAGGAAGAAATTGGAACTGGGGGCGGTGGTTTCCGTTTTATATATGCCGCATTTTTGCAGGAAGCTTCACTAATTTTAGAAAATGAAGAACTGAAAGAACTTTCAAAAGAAATGACAAAAATTGGCGATTCATGGCGTGATTTTGCTGTTGAAGCGTCACGCATTTATAAAAACAGAAGTGCCAAAGAAGATGCCTACAACACTATTGCCGATGAACTTTTGGACATTGCCAACAGAGAAGAAATCTTTTTTAAAAAACTAAAAAAAGCGATCAGCTAA
- a CDS encoding NADPH-dependent FMN reductase family protein yields MKNVLVIYYSQSGQLETIAQNIAKPFLNSENVKVTFHEIQLEKPFPFPWNKDSFFDAFPESFLQIPTALKPVPQEILNTKFDLILFHYQVWYLSPSIPINSFLKSEEGKQLLNNTPVVTISGSRNMWIMAQEKIKTLLKEANAQLVGNVAFVDRVGNLISVITIVEWMFSGVKKKYLGIFPLPGVSEKDIQESPKFGEVILSEFDQNNLNHLQPKLVAIDAVKISPYLVTVDKTANKIFNKWSNIIYKNQKKRKTLLKVFNVYLFLAIWLISPIVYILHLISYPFKLKTIKKETQYYQGV; encoded by the coding sequence ATGAAAAATGTTCTCGTAATTTATTATTCTCAGTCAGGACAGTTAGAAACCATTGCACAAAACATCGCAAAACCATTTCTAAATTCTGAGAATGTAAAAGTAACATTTCACGAAATCCAATTGGAAAAACCTTTCCCGTTTCCGTGGAATAAGGATTCGTTTTTTGATGCCTTCCCGGAATCCTTTTTACAAATTCCAACAGCATTAAAACCTGTTCCTCAAGAAATTTTAAATACCAAATTCGATCTGATTTTATTTCATTATCAGGTATGGTATTTATCGCCTTCTATTCCTATTAACTCCTTTCTGAAAAGTGAAGAAGGAAAACAATTACTGAATAATACGCCAGTGGTTACCATAAGCGGCTCCAGAAATATGTGGATAATGGCGCAGGAAAAAATAAAAACGCTCCTTAAAGAAGCCAACGCACAATTGGTAGGAAATGTTGCTTTTGTAGATCGTGTTGGAAACCTTATTAGTGTTATTACAATTGTAGAGTGGATGTTCTCTGGAGTGAAGAAAAAATATCTGGGTATTTTTCCGCTTCCTGGAGTTTCAGAGAAAGACATTCAAGAATCACCAAAATTTGGCGAAGTAATACTTTCAGAATTTGATCAGAATAATTTAAATCATTTACAGCCAAAATTGGTCGCAATTGACGCTGTTAAGATCAGCCCTTATTTAGTGACTGTTGACAAAACTGCTAATAAAATTTTCAATAAATGGTCAAACATCATTTATAAAAATCAAAAAAAACGAAAAACGCTTCTAAAAGTATTTAATGTTTATTTATTCCTTGCAATTTGGTTAATATCGCCAATAGTGTATATATTGCACCTTATTTCTTACCCCTTTAAGTTAAAAACCATAAAAAAAGAAACTCAATATTATCAAGGAGTTTAG
- a CDS encoding ABC transporter permease, protein MVDLILDIDASFVETTFLITEDNIFVENQIFNEAGLIENTAQTCSSIVGKKYFFDENGTENENVNVIGFISALKNVKIHSLPKAGETIITRANLVSKFAGDDYTLCTMSCQSSVEDQILLECEINLFIQKTVSVG, encoded by the coding sequence ATGGTAGACTTAATTCTAGATATAGATGCCAGTTTTGTTGAAACAACTTTTTTAATTACAGAAGACAATATTTTTGTTGAAAACCAGATTTTTAATGAAGCTGGTTTAATAGAAAATACGGCGCAGACCTGTTCGTCTATTGTTGGAAAAAAATATTTTTTTGACGAAAACGGAACAGAAAATGAGAACGTAAATGTAATAGGATTTATAAGCGCTTTAAAAAATGTAAAAATCCATTCGCTGCCAAAAGCGGGAGAAACCATAATTACCCGAGCCAATTTAGTTTCTAAATTCGCAGGCGACGATTACACTTTATGCACGATGAGCTGTCAAAGTTCTGTCGAAGACCAAATACTCTTAGAATGCGAAATAAACTTGTTTATTCAGAAAACAGTTTCAGTTGGATAA
- a CDS encoding ABC transporter ATP-binding protein, with protein MYSLNNVSLNINEGQIFGLLGPNGAGKTTLISMLCGLVKPTSGHFKIDGLDYQHNSSKIKKIIGVVPQEYAIYPTLTARENLHYFGSMYGLKGSDLKDKVIETLDLLGLLKFADKQVQTFSGGMKRRVNLIAGILHKPKVLFLDEPTVGVDVHSKTAIIDYLKVLNESGTTIIYTSHHLAEAEDLCTNIAILDQGQIYAQDTPSVLIKSVKDARNLEDVFISLTGKALRDDV; from the coding sequence ATGTATTCTTTGAACAACGTTTCGCTAAACATAAACGAAGGTCAGATTTTCGGTTTATTAGGTCCAAACGGCGCCGGAAAAACAACTCTCATTTCCATGCTCTGCGGATTGGTAAAACCAACATCGGGACATTTTAAAATTGATGGTTTAGACTATCAGCACAATTCCTCAAAAATTAAAAAAATAATTGGTGTTGTTCCTCAGGAATATGCCATTTACCCAACGCTAACCGCTAGAGAAAACCTGCATTATTTTGGAAGTATGTACGGTTTAAAAGGTTCTGATTTAAAAGATAAAGTAATCGAAACATTAGATCTTTTAGGTTTATTGAAATTTGCCGATAAACAAGTTCAGACTTTTTCGGGCGGAATGAAACGTCGTGTTAATCTAATTGCCGGAATTCTTCACAAACCAAAAGTATTATTTTTGGACGAACCAACTGTTGGTGTCGATGTACATTCTAAAACAGCGATTATAGATTATTTAAAAGTTTTAAACGAAAGCGGTACTACTATTATTTATACATCACATCATTTGGCTGAAGCCGAAGATCTCTGCACTAATATTGCCATTTTAGATCAAGGTCAGATTTACGCACAAGACACCCCATCGGTGTTAATTAAATCTGTAAAAGATGCCCGAAATCTCGAAGATGTTTTTATTTCATTAACCGGAAAAGCTTTGAGAGATGATGTATAA
- a CDS encoding beta-ketoacyl synthase N-terminal-like domain-containing protein, whose translation MTKKTYINGVGCISTQKTFNTVFLEEAHVNHDNNVLAIVAPDYKEYISPAASRRMAKGVKNGIVASALAMKDAAAENVDAIITGTGLGCIEDSEKFLKSILDNKEEFLTPTSFIQSTHNTVGAQIALLQQCKGYNFTYVNGAVSFESALIDAKMQIEEDEVQSVLVGGVDENGDYTTALFKLNGRIKQDNHTPYDVLTSKTSGAVYGEGASFFVLENERKTNTYAELLDVYIINTLAENEVETEMKSFLKLNNLEVSDIDAVILGFDGNVDFENYYKNIAENTFAQTPVLYYKHLSGEYDTASAFAFWTASKILKIQEIPEIIKVNQISKPAYKTILLYNQLNGKNHSFTLLSK comes from the coding sequence ATGACAAAAAAAACATATATAAATGGAGTAGGCTGTATTTCGACTCAAAAAACATTTAATACTGTTTTTTTAGAAGAAGCACATGTAAATCACGACAATAATGTATTGGCAATTGTTGCGCCTGATTATAAAGAATATATTTCTCCTGCTGCAAGCCGTAGGATGGCAAAAGGTGTAAAAAACGGAATAGTAGCTTCGGCATTGGCCATGAAAGATGCTGCAGCAGAAAACGTTGATGCCATTATTACTGGAACAGGTTTAGGATGTATCGAAGATTCTGAAAAATTCCTAAAAAGTATTTTAGATAATAAAGAAGAATTCCTTACCCCAACTTCTTTTATTCAATCAACTCACAATACTGTTGGTGCGCAGATTGCACTTTTACAGCAGTGTAAAGGCTATAACTTTACGTATGTAAATGGAGCGGTTTCTTTTGAATCGGCACTTATAGATGCTAAAATGCAGATTGAAGAAGACGAAGTCCAGTCGGTTTTAGTAGGCGGTGTCGATGAAAACGGCGATTATACCACTGCTCTTTTCAAATTAAATGGACGTATTAAACAAGACAATCATACGCCTTATGATGTTTTAACTTCTAAAACAAGCGGTGCTGTTTATGGAGAAGGTGCCAGCTTTTTTGTTTTAGAAAACGAAAGAAAAACAAATACGTATGCCGAACTTTTAGATGTTTACATCATTAATACACTAGCAGAAAACGAAGTTGAAACTGAAATGAAATCTTTTCTAAAATTAAATAATTTAGAAGTTTCAGATATTGATGCTGTGATTTTAGGTTTTGATGGAAATGTCGATTTCGAAAATTATTATAAAAATATAGCTGAAAATACTTTCGCCCAAACGCCTGTTTTGTATTACAAACATTTAAGCGGTGAATATGACACGGCTTCGGCTTTTGCTTTTTGGACAGCCTCAAAAATTTTAAAAATACAGGAAATTCCTGAAATCATAAAAGTAAATCAGATTTCAAAACCTGCTTACAAAACCATTTTGTTATACAACCAATTAAACGGAAAAAATCATAGTTTTACGCTGCTGTCAAAATGA
- a CDS encoding beta-ketoacyl-ACP synthase III: MFEVYITKAAKYLPNEAVSNDEMEAYLGLINDTASKARRIILRNNKITSRYYAVDKNGKSTHSNAELTRNAILPLFDEKFTPQDLEVLSCGTSTPDIFLPSHAAMVHGLLKNKSVELNSSTGVCCAGMNSLKFGFLSVRSGNSKNAICTGSEKVSTWLNAQKYNHEAENLKSLEEQPIIAFKKDFLRWMLSDGAGALLLENQPKGDISLRIEWMEAFSYAYELETCMYAGGDKLENGEIKGWSDYAPEQWLNESVFSIKQDVKLLDEFILSKGAESMKEAMDKNNIKSEDINYFIPHVSSNFFVEGLKKGLHEKGIGMNDEKWFMNLSRVGNVGSASIYLALEELMNSGNLKKGEHILLSVPESGRFSFAYAYLTVC, encoded by the coding sequence ATGTTTGAAGTATACATTACAAAAGCTGCAAAATATTTGCCAAATGAAGCTGTTTCAAATGACGAAATGGAAGCATATTTAGGACTTATCAACGATACTGCCTCTAAAGCAAGACGTATTATTTTGCGCAATAACAAAATTACAAGCCGATATTATGCTGTTGATAAAAACGGAAAAAGTACCCATAGTAATGCCGAATTAACACGCAATGCTATTTTACCGTTATTCGACGAAAAATTTACGCCTCAGGATTTAGAAGTACTTTCATGCGGAACCTCAACTCCAGACATATTCCTTCCTTCTCACGCCGCAATGGTTCATGGTTTATTAAAAAATAAATCCGTAGAACTTAACTCTTCAACAGGAGTATGCTGTGCCGGAATGAATTCATTGAAATTTGGTTTTCTTTCGGTAAGATCTGGAAATTCTAAAAATGCTATCTGCACAGGGTCAGAAAAAGTTTCGACCTGGCTGAATGCACAAAAATACAATCACGAAGCCGAAAATCTAAAAAGTCTTGAAGAACAGCCAATTATTGCTTTTAAGAAAGATTTTTTACGCTGGATGCTTTCTGATGGAGCTGGTGCTTTATTATTAGAAAACCAGCCTAAAGGAGACATCTCGTTACGAATAGAATGGATGGAAGCTTTTTCGTATGCCTACGAATTAGAAACCTGCATGTATGCTGGAGGAGACAAACTTGAAAATGGTGAAATTAAAGGCTGGAGTGATTATGCTCCAGAACAATGGTTAAACGAATCGGTTTTCTCGATTAAACAAGACGTAAAACTATTAGATGAATTTATCCTTAGCAAAGGTGCAGAAAGCATGAAAGAGGCTATGGATAAAAACAACATCAAATCTGAAGATATCAATTATTTCATTCCTCACGTTTCCTCAAACTTCTTTGTGGAAGGACTAAAAAAAGGGTTACACGAAAAAGGAATCGGAATGAATGATGAAAAATGGTTCATGAATCTTTCAAGAGTGGGTAACGTAGGCTCTGCTTCAATTTACTTGGCTTTAGAAGAATTAATGAATTCAGGAAACTTGAAAAAAGGAGAACACATTCTTTTATCAGTTCCTGAAAGCGGAAGATTCTCTTTCGCATATGCGTATTTAACTGTGTGCTAA
- a CDS encoding acyl-CoA thioesterase — translation MIKRKEQFNEATDLTVTHEIRIRFNETDPLGIVWHGNYITYFEDGREAFGREHGLTYLDIAATGYTTPIVKSTCEHKLSLRYGDVVTIETTVVDTPAAKMIYRFKIIDDKGEIACTGETTQVFLDKEGNLMLTNPPFYEEWKRKVGLLT, via the coding sequence ATGATAAAAAGAAAAGAGCAGTTTAACGAGGCTACAGACTTAACCGTTACACACGAAATCAGAATTCGTTTTAACGAAACAGATCCGCTTGGAATCGTTTGGCACGGAAACTATATAACCTATTTCGAAGATGGACGCGAAGCATTTGGGCGTGAACATGGACTTACATATTTGGATATTGCAGCAACAGGCTATACAACGCCAATCGTAAAATCAACTTGCGAACATAAATTATCACTTCGTTATGGAGATGTGGTAACGATAGAAACAACGGTTGTTGATACACCAGCAGCCAAAATGATTTATCGTTTTAAAATTATTGATGATAAAGGAGAAATTGCCTGCACAGGTGAAACCACCCAGGTTTTTTTAGATAAAGAAGGAAATTTAATGCTGACCAATCCGCCTTTTTATGAAGAGTGGAAACGAAAAGTAGGTTTATTGACATAA
- a CDS encoding beta-ketoacyl synthase N-terminal-like domain-containing protein, translated as MIREIYITETNCITPLGFDVQSNIEAILRGDSGIQLHNDVSLMPNSFYASIISDENINSAFSKISSEEKYSRLEKIMILALEPIIKNSKVELNSKTAFILSTTKGNVTALQNHSEESFNNAHLDVLAKNVADFFGFQTQPIVVSNACVSGILAVSVAKRMIQSELYDNIFVVAGDEVSEFVLSGFNAFQAMSELPCKPYSKNRTGVSLGEATAAVLVSAEAKNAKIKVIGDSSINDANHISGPSRTGEGLFRSIQNALKEAQIEAEKLDYISAHGTATPYNDEMEAIALNRLDLQNVPINSLKGFYGHTLGASGLLETVIAIESANQNTLFESKGFDEIGVSETINVIEKSEEKNIQYFLKTASGFGGCNTAVVFEKVN; from the coding sequence ATGATAAGAGAAATATACATTACCGAAACGAATTGTATCACGCCTTTAGGTTTTGATGTTCAATCGAACATTGAAGCAATTCTTCGCGGCGATTCTGGAATTCAGCTTCATAATGATGTTTCTTTGATGCCTAACTCATTCTATGCTTCAATAATCAGTGATGAAAATATAAATAGTGCTTTTTCCAAAATCAGCTCTGAGGAAAAATATTCCCGTTTAGAAAAAATAATGATTTTGGCTTTAGAACCCATTATCAAAAATTCTAAAGTTGAGTTAAACTCAAAAACCGCTTTTATACTTTCTACCACGAAAGGAAATGTAACGGCTTTACAAAATCATTCTGAAGAAAGTTTTAACAACGCACATTTAGATGTTTTGGCAAAAAACGTTGCTGATTTTTTCGGATTTCAAACACAGCCAATTGTAGTTTCAAATGCTTGTGTTTCTGGAATTTTAGCAGTTTCTGTTGCGAAAAGAATGATTCAGTCCGAACTTTATGATAACATTTTTGTTGTGGCCGGCGACGAAGTTTCAGAATTTGTTTTGTCTGGTTTTAATGCTTTTCAGGCCATGAGCGAACTACCTTGCAAACCGTATTCTAAAAATAGAACCGGTGTCAGTTTAGGCGAAGCAACGGCAGCGGTTTTGGTTTCGGCGGAAGCCAAAAATGCCAAAATAAAAGTCATTGGCGACAGTTCAATAAACGATGCCAATCATATTTCTGGACCTTCAAGAACGGGCGAAGGTTTGTTTAGAAGTATTCAGAATGCTTTGAAAGAAGCTCAAATTGAAGCGGAAAAATTAGATTATATTTCAGCACACGGAACCGCAACTCCTTACAACGACGAAATGGAAGCCATTGCTTTAAATCGTTTAGATTTACAAAACGTTCCCATTAATAGTTTAAAAGGATTTTATGGTCATACCTTAGGCGCTTCTGGATTATTAGAAACCGTAATCGCGATAGAATCTGCTAATCAAAATACACTTTTTGAATCAAAAGGTTTTGACGAAATCGGCGTAAGCGAAACCATCAATGTAATTGAGAAAAGCGAAGAAAAGAATATTCAATATTTCCTAAAAACAGCTTCTGGTTTTGGAGGTTGTAATACGGCTGTGGTATTTGAGAAAGTGAATTAA
- a CDS encoding beta-ketoacyl-[acyl-carrier-protein] synthase family protein — protein sequence MTQNKTNIQSYIKIENNEIVLNGTSVFKIEPTDFADFAKQAYRNFEMQYPKFFKMDALSKLAFLGSELLLSPITSTEQENNIALVLANKSSSLDTDVKYQESISDKENYFPSPAVFVYTLPNICLGEISIRHQLKSENSFFIFDAFNAEFLSNYSEILLNTNKADTVLCGWVEFFNDSYKAFLCTINTEENTKYKNETINTLYNK from the coding sequence ATGACTCAAAACAAAACCAACATACAATCCTACATCAAAATCGAAAACAACGAAATTGTTCTCAACGGAACTTCTGTATTCAAAATTGAACCAACAGATTTTGCAGATTTTGCCAAACAAGCCTATCGTAATTTTGAAATGCAGTATCCAAAGTTTTTCAAAATGGATGCTTTGAGCAAACTGGCTTTTTTAGGATCAGAACTGCTTTTGAGTCCTATTACCTCAACGGAACAAGAAAATAATATCGCTTTGGTTTTAGCAAATAAATCATCAAGTTTAGACACCGATGTAAAATATCAGGAATCCATTTCAGACAAAGAAAACTATTTTCCGAGTCCGGCGGTTTTTGTTTATACGCTGCCAAATATTTGTTTGGGCGAAATAAGTATACGCCATCAGCTGAAAAGTGAAAATTCTTTTTTTATATTTGATGCTTTCAATGCCGAATTTTTGTCGAACTATTCGGAGATTTTGTTAAACACAAATAAGGCAGACACCGTTTTATGCGGATGGGTAGAATTTTTTAATGACAGTTATAAAGCTTTTCTTTGCACCATAAATACCGAAGAAAATACAAAATATAAAAACGAAACAATCAATACATTATACAATAAATAA
- a CDS encoding phosphopantetheine-binding protein: MEALKEELKNKIITTLNLEDIAVEDIADNDPLFGDGLGLDSIDALELIVILDKDYGIKLVDPKEGKSIFQSIETMAAYISANRTK, from the coding sequence ATGGAAGCATTAAAAGAAGAATTAAAAAACAAAATCATTACTACTTTAAACCTTGAAGATATCGCAGTTGAAGACATTGCAGATAACGATCCTTTGTTTGGTGACGGTTTAGGTTTAGACTCAATTGATGCACTTGAATTGATTGTGATTTTAGATAAAGATTACGGAATTAAATTAGTTGATCCGAAAGAAGGAAAATCTATTTTCCAATCTATCGAAACTATGGCGGCTTACATAAGCGCAAATAGAACAAAATAA